One stretch of Pyrenophora tritici-repentis strain M4 chromosome 4, whole genome shotgun sequence DNA includes these proteins:
- a CDS encoding Med15 multi-domain protein has translation MADNQSEISSADSAEAQNQLQNEQSEHLSDSPWAKFTAEQLMENCPYTVALKVINTALWGVPAPADANETHATTWVAKAIHDYNVSMAWDDDLFIDYKWDFEGWTKELFSKVERGTLRSLKSVLRHRGVYTGNNHARVADSLYNILGIENTLEWEPAEFRAMKFDQQSEAYQRQQSNRRQQDTQHTVYPAVQQPPQVQQPPQLQQPPQVPQPSQLQRPSQGEQQEQYRVRQGVQSRSQTIEPQQPLHMSGTLEGPQHRQLWEQAAQPQQGRAQLQTRPPATAYREVTPFPQQPTNRVPNRPPELPYDPYKTLPPRWSRNDRLDANTITQFSKLWDNSNKYTGNAYDLLDDKIKIFFSICWQVDIQEEQFHAVFPRILTGRAETFYIQVVERDDSFADAYMAIKNHFDHDVHHQHYYTDWTTTTFARTRTENPDKGLHEVLQILLDKLQLCQRALGKNFEGEDALRTTVINACRGVPELEMALFKPATICEGLFSDLRSAVETHLARQHTTQMVTEDQYYLDRRYNGNGRIRGGSRGGGGFRGGSRGAYRGGEQRDDNGRGFKPRWRKKCFVCQKEGCWSTNHTDEERKAARTQFFSTLYFTGTQPPKDFSVHLAEYEGIEHTSQYNQRGWREEEDDDDVAEAYLEQQFFTEQCLADQAFLHHISGDDVYRQDAPSAPASQFLLEDRYTRSVYQGILPDTGAANVSTVGKEQYLALTREDPTVRMDTSTAGKASIKFGKGEATSSIGTSQVSTDIGTINFEVLDAPTPFLLCLADMDRLKVYFNNTTNELVQGDVHIPVIRKWGHPWFHLNKRERATVFLTETELRRLHRRFGHPAVTRLVKLLKDAGHNDFEERTLEEVTKFCHHCQLHSSAPRRFKFTLKDDHHFNYEILVDVMYLSNKPVLHVVDSSTAFQGARFLSAISAKETWQALRILWIDTYQGPPDIITHDAGTNFASTEFRAEAKIMGVTCKQVPTEAHWSIGKTERYHAPLRRAWDILYAELTDTMSDDAILQMAVKAVNDTAGPDGLVPTLLVFGAYPRMTAESPPSPSMVKRSEAIQKATKALRKITAEHQVADALNTRNGPATADMLALPLQSEVLVWRESDGWNGPYKIASTDGHNVTVDMVNGPTTFRSTVVKPYYRPDHLWSDPDAPHAPNEPHEPVAVPPAVQPRRRGRPPGSKNKRKAHAYITKKEQDDLELAIKLRNDGVITTSGAPFEASDDQEISDLVGRGVFKFEQYDERLHSKIRIFKSRLVREVKGKTTKPYEKSRLVIQGYQDHGKETILTQSPTIQRCSQRLIMSLAPEMVQRGMNIELRDITQAYPQAQTTLKRTILAHLPTELVHRYPEGTLLHVIKPLYGIAEAGVHWWTTYHGHHCKELDMATSTYDPCLLITNRDDAGIFGIVGMQTDDTLMLGTPAFSSREEKKIQKAEFRSKPKARLTPEVQLDFNGCTLTMDASRVLTLRQKGQGGRIRLVDIRAPDRAQQYTEQRTRGAYIASTCQPEASFDLSVAAQAQQPSDEDIKALNKRLKWQMENLDRGLRYVTVNLMEAKLMVFVDGSFANNKDLSSQLGFVLMLVNESIDVNTFTIQGNVIHYSSTKCKRITRSVLASEIYGMVNGFDIGIAVATTLRIVTERLRLPAIPLVICTDSYSLYECLVKLGTTKEKRLMIDIMALRQSYERREITEIRWINGEDNPADAFTKASPNRALERFIDGNKLTVRVEGWVQRPTSFDG, from the coding sequence ATGGCGGATAACCAAAGCGAAATAAGCTCTGCAGACTCTGCTGAAGCTCAGAATCAACTACAGAATGAGCAATCAGAACACCTCTCAGACTCACCATGGGCCAAATTTACCGCGGAACAACTTATGGAAAactgtccatacacagttgcactcaaggtcatcaatacagctctctggggtgtacccgcacCGGCGGACGCAAATGAGACACACGCAACAACGTGGGTCGCTAAggctatccacgactacaatgtgtcaatggcctgggacgatgacctcttcattgactacaaatgggactttgaaggatggacgaAGGAGCTATTTAGCAAGGTTGAGCGTGGTACACTAAGGTCTCTTAAGAGTGTGCTACGACACCGGGgagtatacactggcaacaATCACGCCAGGGTGGCGGACTCTCTCTACAACATTCTAGGTATAGAGAATACTCTTGAATGGGAACCAGCagagtttcgagccatgaaATTCGACCAACAGTCCGAAGCGTACCAGCGCCAGCAGAGCAATAGACGCCAACAGGACACTCAGCACACAGTCTATCcagctgtacaacaaccaccgcaagtacaacaaccgccgcaattacaacagcCACCGCAAGTACCACAGCCGTCGCAATTACAACGACCGTCGCAGGGCGAGCAACAagagcagtatagagtgagacaaggcgtccAGAGCCGTTCCCAAACAATAGAGCCACAACAGCCGCTACACATGAGCGGTACGCTGGAAGGGCCTCAGCATCGACAACTGTGGGAGCAGGCCGCGCAGCCGCAACAAGGGCGTGCGCAACTACAGACACGGCCGCCAGCGACTGCATATCGCGAAGTCACGCCATTTCCGCAACAGCCAACGAACCGCGTCCCTAACAGACCACCCGAACTACCATAcgacccgtacaagacgctaccgccgcgatggtccCGCAACGATCGACTCGACGCTaatacgatcacgcagttctctaagctatgggacaatagcaacaagtatacagggaatgcgtacgatctcctagacgataagatcaagatcttcttcagcatctgctggcaggtagatatccaagaagagcagtttcacgcagtgtttccccgtatccttaccgggcgtgcagagacattctacatacaggttgtagagagagatgacagctttgctgatgcgtacatggcaatcaaaaaccacttcgaccatgacgtccatcaccagcactactacacagactggacgactacaaccttcgctcgcacccgcacagagaaccccgacaagggactacacgaggttctgcagatcctgcttgacaagctgcagctatgccagcgtgcccttggcaagaactttgagggcgaggatgccctacgtaccactgtcatcaatgcctgccgaggagtaccagagcttgagatggcactgttcaaaccagccacaatctgtgaaggactcttctcagaCCTACGTTCTGCAGTTGAGACACACCTTGCACGGCAACACACTACCCAGATGGTCACAGAGGACCAATACTACTTAGAtcgccgatacaacggcaatggaagaatccgaggtggatctcgaggtggaggaggattcagaggcggatcTAGAGGAGCATAtcgaggaggcgagcagcgcgacgacaacggacgaggattTAAGCCTcgctggaggaagaaatgctttgtttgccagaaggaaggatgctggtctaccaaccacacagacgaagagcgcaaggctgcccgtacacagttcttctctacgctatactttacaggtACACAGCCCcccaaggacttctccgtacatcttgcagaatacgaagggatcgagcacactagccagtacaatcagagaggctggagagaggaggaagacgatgacgacgtcgcggaagcaTACCTTGAACAGCAGTTTTTCacggagcaatgccttgcagatcaggcgttcttgcaccacatctctggcgacgacgtataccgccaagacgcgccatcagcgccagcgtcACAGTTCCTGCTTGAAGACCGCTACACAAGATCTGTGTACCAAGGGATCCTAccggatacaggcgctgccaaCGTATCCACAGTTGGCAAGGAGCAGTACCTTGCACTCACAAGGGAAGATCCTACAGTTAGGATGGATACGTCTACAGCAGGAAAGGCATCTATCAAATTCGGCAAGGGCGAGGCTACATCATCTATTGGCACTTCACAGGTCTCTACAGACATTGGGACGATCAACTTTGAGGTGCTTGACGcacctacaccattcttattgtgccttgcagacatggacagGTTAAAGGTCTACTTTAACAACACCACAAATGAGCTAGTCCAGGGTGACGTACACATCCCTGTaattcgcaaatggggacatccttggttccatctgaacaaaagagagagagcaactgTGTTCCTGACAGAGACAGAGTtgcgacggctccatcgacgatttggacacccagctgtcaCGCGACTTGTTAAGCTCTTAAAGGatgctggccataacgacttcgaagaaagaaccctagaagaagtcactaagttctgccaccactgccagctccacagctccgcaccgcgccgattcaaattcactctcaaggatgatcaccacttcaactatgagatcctggtggatgtgatgtacctgagcaacaaacctgtactgcatgtggtcgattcctcaacagcgtttcaaggcgcgaggttcctcagcgctatctcagctaaagaaacatggcaagcactgcggatactatggatcgacacgtATCAAGGACCACCAGACATTATCACGCATGACGCAGGCACTAACTTTGCAAGCACAGAGttccgcgcagaagcaaagatcatgggagtcacatgcaagcaagtacctacggaggcgcactggtctatcggcaaaactgagaggtaccatgcacctctacgccgcgcatgggacatactctatgcagaactcactgacactatgtccgacgacgcgattctccagatggctgtgaaggctgtcaacgatactgctggcCCCGATGGACTAGTCCCGACGCTACTGGTCTTTGGAgcgtacccacgaatgactgcaGAGTCACCGCCATCCCCGTCAATGGTCAagcgcagcgaggctattcaaaaggcgacgaaagccctaCGCAAGATCACGGCAGAGCaccaagttgcagacgccttgaacacccgcaatggaccagccactgcagacatgctcgcgctcccactccagagcgaagtcttagtatggagagagagtgatggctggaatggcccgtacaagatcgccagtacagATGGCCACAACGTCACTGTTGACATGGTCAATGGTCCAACGACATTCAGATCCACTGTCgtcaagccatactacagaccagaccacctttggagcgaccccgatgcgccacacgcgccgaatgagccgcatgagccggtagcagtaccaccggcagtgcaaccacgcaggagaggccgccctccagggtcaaagaacaagcggaaggcgcacgcgtacatcaccaagaaggagcaggacgatcttgagctagctatcaagctacgtAACGATGGAGTGATCACAACCTCAGGCGCCCCCTTTGAagcgtctgatgaccaagagatcagcgacctcgtaggtcgtggagtctttaaatttgagcaatacgacgagaggctacacagcaagatccggatcttcaagtcacgcctagtacgtgaggtcaagggaaagacaaccaagccctatgagaaatcccgcctagttatccaaggctaccaggaCCACGGCAAGGAGACTATTCTGACGCAATCTCCAACCATACAGcgatgtagccagcgcctgattatgtcgctggcgcccgaGATGGTACAACGCGGAATGAACATCGAGCTCCGTGACATTACGCAGGCGTATCCCCAGGCGCAGACAAccctgaagaggacgatactcgcacatcttcctactgagctagtccatcgatatccagaaggcacgctactccatgtgatcaagccgctgtatggaatcgctgaggcaggagtccactggtggacaacgtatcacggacaccattgcaaggaactggacatggcaacatcgacgtacgacccatgcctaTTGATCACGAACAGAGACGACGCAggcatcttcggcatcgttggcatgcagacagacgacactCTCATGCTCGGGACACCAGCGTTCTCGTCAcgtgaagagaagaagatccagaaggcagagTTCAGGTCAAAGCCAAAAGCAAGGCTGACACCAGAAGTGCAGTTAGACTTCaatggatgtacactcacgatggacgccagcagagtcttgacccttaggcagaaaggacaaggaggaaggatcaggcTTGTGGATATcagggcacccgaccgcgcgcaacagtacaccgagcagcgcacccgcggagcgtacatcgcatcaacatgccaaccagaggcgtCATTTGACCTGTCCGTCGCTGCTCAAGctcagcaaccatcagacgaggacatcaaggcactcaacaaacgcctgaaatggcagatggagaatctcGATCGTGGCCTGCGCTACGTCACTGTCAATCTTATGGAGGCCAAGTTGATGGTCTTTGTGGatggctcctttgccaacaacaaggacctcagctcacagctaggctttgtccttatgctcgtcaacgagtctattgacgtcaacaccttcacaatacagggcaacgtgatccactacagctctacaaaatgcaagcgcatcacacggagcgtactggcctcagagatctacggcatggtcaacggctttgacataggcattgcagttgcaaccacgctgaggatagttacagaacgacttagactacctgcaattcccttggttatctgtacagactcgtactccttgtacgagtgcctagtaaagcttgggacgacgaaggaaaagcgtctcatgatcgacatcatggcgctgcgccaatcatatgagcgtcgcgagatcacggagatccgctggatcaatggtgaagacaatcctgcagacgccttcaccaaggcatcgccaaaccgcgctcttgaacgctttattgacggcaataagctgacagtccgagtagagggatgggtgcagaggccgacaagctttgatggttga